A stretch of Bacillus pseudomycoides DNA encodes these proteins:
- a CDS encoding DUF4179 domain-containing protein has product MKDIYELLNDVDIDEKDLEEMKVYEFEREKVKRNLKQSIHKKKIMKNWKKGVAAASVLVGLSVATLGIGFPTYAGGLPIVGDIFRFLDNGRTGLYDNTKTNMDEKKGLRYDYKQHATEINMTKESNGIKVTINDAVFDGKTVSLTYSIESNQDLGENPSTFDFLKIKESDGTSGSNQISKVDEGKYVGLVTASYFADSKKDTVNIEWDIQSINVSENQREIKGDWNFSLSLHAPESKEQSIRGSSEKEGVKVSLEKMEVTPMSFIIFYNQEHSKGLLSNWDDVDVELEIKDDLGNRYAGEGNGGSIDIEQNKSNWSATFQGLNENATKLIVTPHVNMRIRTPENYGAVEIIGGKEKKIEVPKREAKSRDIVLDDIVIDIKK; this is encoded by the coding sequence ATGAAAGACATCTACGAATTATTAAATGATGTGGATATAGACGAAAAAGACTTAGAGGAAATGAAGGTCTATGAATTTGAAAGGGAAAAAGTGAAACGTAATTTAAAACAATCGATACATAAAAAGAAAATAATGAAGAACTGGAAAAAGGGTGTCGCTGCTGCATCTGTTTTAGTAGGGTTGTCAGTTGCAACGCTTGGAATTGGATTTCCGACTTATGCAGGGGGGCTTCCAATAGTAGGTGATATTTTTCGTTTTTTAGATAATGGTAGAACGGGACTTTATGACAATACCAAAACTAACATGGATGAAAAAAAAGGGCTTCGTTATGATTATAAACAACATGCCACAGAAATAAATATGACAAAAGAAAGTAACGGAATTAAAGTTACAATAAATGATGCGGTTTTTGATGGGAAAACAGTTTCATTAACCTATTCTATAGAAAGTAATCAGGACTTAGGAGAAAATCCTAGCACTTTTGATTTTCTAAAAATAAAAGAATCGGATGGGACATCAGGAAGTAATCAAATTTCTAAAGTTGATGAAGGAAAATATGTAGGTTTAGTGACCGCAAGTTATTTTGCTGATAGTAAAAAAGATACGGTAAATATTGAATGGGATATACAGAGTATAAATGTTTCAGAAAATCAAAGAGAAATAAAAGGGGATTGGAATTTTAGTCTTAGTCTACATGCGCCAGAAAGTAAAGAACAATCAATTCGAGGAAGTTCAGAAAAAGAAGGAGTAAAAGTAAGTTTGGAGAAAATGGAAGTGACGCCTATGTCATTTATTATTTTTTACAATCAAGAGCATTCTAAGGGGTTACTAAGCAACTGGGATGATGTGGATGTTGAGTTAGAGATTAAGGATGATTTAGGTAATCGATATGCAGGTGAAGGTAACGGAGGAAGTATAGATATAGAGCAAAATAAAAGTAATTGGAGTGCAACATTCCAAGGACTCAATGAAAATGCAACAAAATTAATTGTGACTCCTCATGTAAATATGCGAATTCGCACTCCCGAGAACTATGGGGCGGTAGAGATAATTGGTGGGAAAGAGAAGAAAATAGAAGTACCCAAAAGAGAAGCGAAAAGTAGAGATATTGTTTTAGATGATATCGTAATTGATATAAAGAAATAA
- a CDS encoding glycosyl hydrolase: MKRLFLCMERELLVVEERNEEFQIQYHLQNMQPTCIAVDPFQPNRIYCGTFGRGLWVSDDRGDSWRPIGDSYRYFDFPKEDGILHSAITSLAINPLKQVNGYGVVYVGTEPSTLFYSENGGETWREYKNMKSLLSSYTWAFPPRPFTHHVRWITVDPTKQDTIHVSIEAGAVIQSKDNGQTWEDKKFGAPIDAHQLLMHPQAPNRLYASCGDGFMGGPDRAYLESYNGGNSWTSCSEGLEHHYLYSMAIDPGDCDTILVSAAPSADLAHHRIPYESYIYRKTKNTPFQKVQQGLPSAIGTVISMLATNPAEPHTFYTLNNNGVFQSLDSGQAWEQLNIPWKEEYKTQHPHALLVTTS, from the coding sequence TTGAAGAGATTATTCCTTTGTATGGAACGTGAACTTCTTGTCGTGGAAGAAAGAAATGAAGAATTTCAAATTCAATATCACTTACAAAATATGCAACCTACTTGTATTGCAGTTGACCCATTTCAACCAAATCGCATATATTGCGGAACATTTGGCCGTGGCTTATGGGTAAGTGATGATCGAGGTGATTCTTGGAGACCAATTGGAGATTCTTACCGCTATTTTGACTTTCCTAAAGAAGATGGTATTTTACATTCTGCTATTACTTCTCTCGCTATCAATCCCTTAAAACAAGTTAACGGTTACGGTGTTGTTTATGTAGGAACAGAACCTAGCACTTTGTTCTATTCAGAGAATGGCGGAGAAACATGGCGGGAATATAAAAATATGAAATCATTGCTCTCTTCATACACATGGGCATTTCCACCACGTCCATTTACACATCATGTTCGTTGGATTACAGTTGATCCAACGAAGCAAGATACGATCCATGTTTCAATTGAAGCCGGAGCTGTTATCCAGAGTAAAGATAATGGGCAAACTTGGGAGGATAAAAAATTCGGCGCTCCTATCGATGCTCACCAACTACTTATGCATCCTCAGGCCCCTAATCGTCTGTATGCATCATGTGGCGACGGGTTTATGGGCGGACCTGACCGTGCGTATCTTGAAAGTTATAATGGTGGGAACAGTTGGACTTCGTGCAGTGAAGGTTTAGAGCATCACTATTTATATAGTATGGCTATTGATCCTGGTGATTGTGATACAATACTTGTCTCTGCTGCACCAAGTGCTGACCTAGCTCACCATCGTATACCTTATGAATCTTATATTTATCGAAAAACAAAAAACACTCCTTTCCAAAAAGTGCAGCAAGGGCTACCGTCAGCAATCGGAACTGTTATCTCTATGCTTGCAACAAATCCAGCAGAACCTCATACATTTTACACTTTAAATAATAATGGTGTATTTCAATCTTTAGATAGTGGGCAAGCTTGGGAGCAATTAAACATTCCTTGGAAAGAAGAATATAAAACGCAGCACCCTCACGCCTTATTAGTTACAACTTCTTAA
- the fbpA gene encoding Fur-regulated basic protein FbpA, which produces MSSQLRFAVENRKKQLIDQLIGAGVFKVLGRQLYELSLEELEKEYRDMEKYAEIRA; this is translated from the coding sequence ATGAGTAGTCAACTCCGTTTTGCTGTTGAAAATCGTAAGAAGCAGTTAATTGATCAGTTAATTGGGGCAGGGGTGTTTAAAGTTCTCGGCCGACAACTATACGAGCTTTCCTTAGAAGAACTAGAAAAAGAGTATAGAGACATGGAGAAATATGCCGAAATTCGCGCATAG
- a CDS encoding GntR family transcriptional regulator, which produces MPIPQNYRKQERVSAKSLVLNQLQDWIIEGVLQPDEKINDGELAEALGVSRTPVREALQVLELSGLVEMIPGQKTKISPIKLEDVSVIYETIAGLHTIIGKQAIHQIMEADLIRLSEINEAFENAIDEKNSKQALHLDIQFHNTIVSIAKNTYIEPFLANIQLHVLRLEYLFFQNFIPARQSIEEHNLIIEALKNQDAAYIEQIMSQNWLRPMKEIQKIISTK; this is translated from the coding sequence ATGCCTATTCCTCAAAACTATCGAAAACAAGAAAGAGTATCCGCTAAGTCACTTGTGTTAAATCAATTACAAGATTGGATTATTGAAGGTGTTTTACAGCCTGATGAAAAAATTAATGACGGAGAGCTAGCTGAAGCTTTAGGTGTGAGTAGAACACCCGTTAGAGAAGCACTACAAGTGTTAGAACTTTCAGGACTGGTCGAGATGATTCCAGGACAAAAAACAAAAATTTCCCCTATAAAACTAGAAGATGTATCTGTCATTTATGAAACGATCGCTGGCCTTCATACAATTATTGGAAAACAGGCGATTCATCAAATAATGGAAGCTGATTTAATAAGACTTTCTGAAATAAACGAAGCATTTGAAAATGCCATAGATGAAAAAAATTCAAAACAAGCATTACATTTAGATATACAATTTCATAATACCATCGTATCAATCGCTAAAAATACATACATCGAACCGTTCTTAGCAAATATCCAACTTCATGTATTACGCCTAGAATACCTATTTTTCCAGAACTTCATTCCTGCACGTCAATCGATTGAAGAACACAATTTAATCATCGAAGCATTAAAAAACCAGGATGCAGCATATATTGAACAAATCATGTCTCAAAACTGGTTACGGCCAATGAAAGAAATACAAAAAATTATCTCTACTAAATAA
- a CDS encoding DMT family transporter, whose translation MDSGRLKGIIMVITGASLWGLSGTAAQQLFQQENVSTEWLVTIRLLISGSILLLFSSFGSKKSEVLGIWKQKADANKMILFGLLGMLAVQYTYFASIKEGNAAVATLLQYLAPIFITVYLIFKWNIRPTKIDFISIALSLIGTFFLLTNGSIDNLAVSTSAIIWGILSGLSLAFYSLYSKELLEKWSSSVIVGWGMIIGGVGVTILHFFSTNEFILLSGMKYLQPNNLFLITFIVIFGTLIAFYLYLDSIRYLTPKETTLFGCTEPLAAIISSILILHVPFQSFQLLGALCVIVMVLVLSQKPDEGKPKLRLVETKKQNIK comes from the coding sequence ATGGATTCAGGACGGTTGAAAGGCATTATTATGGTCATTACAGGTGCAAGCTTATGGGGATTATCTGGCACTGCTGCACAACAACTTTTTCAACAAGAAAATGTCTCTACAGAATGGTTAGTTACAATCCGCTTACTTATATCCGGAAGTATTTTGCTCTTATTCTCCTCATTTGGCAGTAAAAAATCAGAAGTACTCGGCATTTGGAAGCAAAAAGCCGATGCAAACAAAATGATTCTATTTGGATTGTTAGGTATGCTTGCAGTGCAATACACCTATTTTGCTTCTATTAAGGAAGGAAATGCTGCAGTCGCAACATTGTTACAATATTTAGCACCAATATTTATAACTGTTTATCTCATCTTTAAATGGAATATTCGTCCTACGAAAATTGATTTTATTTCTATCGCACTATCTTTAATCGGAACCTTTTTTTTACTAACGAATGGATCCATTGATAATTTAGCTGTTTCAACATCGGCTATCATTTGGGGTATTTTATCTGGTCTATCACTAGCATTCTATAGCCTTTATTCAAAGGAATTATTAGAGAAATGGTCTTCATCTGTCATTGTTGGATGGGGCATGATTATTGGAGGAGTTGGTGTAACCATCTTACACTTTTTCTCCACAAACGAGTTTATCTTATTATCAGGCATGAAATATTTACAGCCTAACAACCTGTTTCTCATTACATTCATTGTTATTTTTGGAACACTCATTGCATTTTATTTATATTTAGACAGCATACGGTATCTTACACCGAAGGAAACTACATTATTTGGTTGTACAGAACCGCTTGCAGCTATCATTTCTTCTATTCTCATTTTGCATGTTCCGTTTCAATCATTTCAATTATTAGGCGCTCTTTGTGTTATTGTAATGGTACTTGTACTTAGTCAAAAACCTGATGAAGGAAAACCGAAACTACGACTTGTCGAGACAAAAAAACAAAACATAAAATGA
- a CDS encoding DUF3784 domain-containing protein, which produces MIGGFIICFLVGMLMIILGYQIHIKKRLFLLAGYQEETFVGDKEKLAKIAGIFSYVMGITAALLPFGLEAIGDAAGIVYGIFVVISTIVLVIWSNVINKPNRSKE; this is translated from the coding sequence ATGATTGGCGGATTTATAATTTGTTTCCTTGTAGGCATGTTAATGATCATTTTGGGATACCAAATTCATATAAAAAAGAGGTTATTTCTCTTAGCAGGATACCAAGAAGAGACATTTGTAGGGGATAAAGAAAAACTTGCAAAAATAGCTGGGATTTTTTCTTACGTAATGGGAATCACTGCCGCTCTGTTGCCATTTGGATTAGAAGCAATTGGCGACGCTGCAGGGATTGTTTATGGGATTTTTGTTGTTATAAGTACAATTGTACTCGTTATATGGAGTAATGTAATAAATAAGCCTAATAGATCTAAAGAATAA
- a CDS encoding GTP-binding protein translates to MKKVPITVLSGFLGSGKTTLLNHILTNREGLKVAVIVNDMSEVNIDAALVKQGGFSRTEEKLVEIQNGCICCTLREDLIIEVNRLVEAGDIDYILIESSGISEPIPVAQTFTYIDEALGIDLTNKCRLDTMVTVVDANRFWDDFAAGESLLDRKQAIDETDTREVIDLLIDQIEFANVILLNKVDLLEKEDILELHLLLQKLNPSAKIIESSFSAVPLNEILNTNLFNYDEASQAAGWIQELNSEHHTPETEEYGISSFVYRRKRPFHPVRLMNWLKKWPLDVVRAKGFFWLASRNHMMGLLSQAGSSITIQGAGEWVAALPEADHQQILIEEPEILKNWDKQYGDRITELVFIGIEMNQYEIERSLDTCLLTDEEMRQEWDDFVDPIPPFTVVS, encoded by the coding sequence ATGAAAAAGGTACCCATTACCGTTTTAAGTGGTTTTTTAGGTTCTGGAAAAACAACATTATTGAATCATATTTTGACAAATAGAGAGGGCTTAAAAGTAGCTGTCATTGTAAATGATATGAGCGAAGTAAATATTGACGCCGCACTTGTGAAACAAGGAGGCTTTTCTCGTACAGAAGAAAAATTAGTAGAAATTCAAAATGGCTGCATCTGTTGTACACTTCGAGAAGATTTAATCATTGAAGTAAACCGTCTTGTAGAGGCAGGAGATATTGACTACATTTTGATTGAATCTTCCGGCATTAGTGAACCTATCCCTGTTGCACAAACATTTACGTATATAGATGAAGCACTAGGAATTGATTTAACGAACAAATGTCGCCTTGATACAATGGTTACTGTAGTCGATGCCAATCGATTTTGGGATGATTTTGCAGCTGGTGAAAGCTTACTAGATCGAAAGCAAGCAATTGATGAAACAGATACACGAGAAGTTATCGATCTACTAATAGATCAAATTGAGTTTGCAAATGTTATTCTTTTGAACAAAGTGGATTTACTAGAAAAAGAAGATATTCTCGAACTCCATCTTTTATTACAAAAATTAAATCCCAGTGCAAAAATCATTGAATCTTCATTTAGCGCAGTACCACTAAATGAAATTTTAAATACGAATTTATTTAACTATGATGAAGCAAGTCAAGCAGCTGGCTGGATTCAGGAGTTAAATAGCGAACACCATACACCAGAAACAGAAGAATACGGCATTAGTTCCTTTGTTTATCGTCGCAAACGTCCATTTCATCCTGTTCGACTTATGAATTGGTTAAAAAAATGGCCACTAGATGTAGTAAGAGCAAAAGGTTTTTTTTGGCTTGCATCTCGTAACCACATGATGGGACTTCTATCTCAAGCTGGCTCTTCCATTACCATTCAAGGAGCTGGTGAATGGGTTGCTGCATTACCTGAAGCTGATCACCAGCAAATACTTATAGAAGAACCAGAAATACTAAAAAATTGGGATAAGCAGTACGGGGATCGAATAACAGAACTAGTCTTTATTGGCATTGAAATGAATCAATATGAAATTGAACGCTCTTTGGATACATGCTTATTAACTGATGAAGAAATGAGGCAGGAGTGGGATGATTTTGTTGATCCAATTCCACCTTTTACCGTGGTATCATAA
- a CDS encoding permease — protein MVFNRISKELIGTLLIAIFLFLLFFVDFTNLVNLHKSIPKEWLNVNAIFLSIFFEAVPFILLGVIVSSIIQVFITEDMIQKVLPKSPIVAMIPAVFVGVIFPMCECVIIPIVRRLIQKGLPLHIGIVILVSAPIMNPIVFLSTFYAFQTNTTVVYARFGITVLVALLIGIVVYYCYRGKSVLKDMTISAHENQKKSWKDVASHTVDEFFDTGKYLLIGACLASIFQTFLDRNAFDVVAHSEVVSPFVMMGFGYVLSLCSAADAFIAASFGHIFSTKALLAFLVFGPMLDFKNTFMLFAYFKRKFVFFLIGIVIMSVYVVVQLTMW, from the coding sequence TTGGTTTTTAATAGAATATCAAAAGAGTTAATTGGGACGCTTCTCATTGCAATCTTTCTTTTTTTATTATTTTTTGTAGATTTTACAAACCTAGTAAACTTGCACAAGAGTATTCCGAAAGAATGGCTGAATGTGAATGCAATTTTTTTAAGTATTTTCTTTGAAGCAGTACCGTTTATTTTATTAGGTGTTATCGTTTCATCTATTATTCAAGTGTTTATTACGGAAGATATGATTCAAAAGGTGTTACCTAAATCTCCTATTGTAGCGATGATTCCAGCTGTCTTTGTAGGCGTTATATTTCCGATGTGTGAATGTGTCATTATTCCTATTGTAAGAAGACTTATTCAAAAAGGATTACCGCTTCATATTGGCATTGTTATTTTAGTGAGTGCGCCAATTATGAATCCGATTGTTTTTTTATCAACATTTTATGCTTTTCAAACAAATACCACTGTTGTATATGCTCGTTTTGGGATAACAGTTCTTGTTGCTCTTCTAATAGGAATTGTTGTGTATTACTGCTATCGTGGAAAAAGTGTTTTAAAAGATATGACAATATCGGCGCATGAAAATCAAAAAAAGAGCTGGAAAGATGTTGCAAGTCATACAGTTGATGAGTTTTTTGATACAGGAAAATATTTATTGATTGGTGCTTGCTTGGCAAGTATATTTCAAACGTTTTTAGATCGGAATGCGTTTGATGTAGTAGCACATAGTGAAGTGGTTTCACCATTTGTGATGATGGGATTTGGTTATGTATTATCTCTTTGCTCAGCTGCTGATGCTTTTATCGCCGCATCTTTTGGACATATATTTTCGACCAAAGCACTGTTAGCATTTCTTGTATTTGGTCCAATGCTTGATTTTAAAAATACGTTTATGTTATTTGCTTATTTCAAAAGGAAATTTGTATTCTTTTTGATCGGAATTGTAATTATGTCTGTGTATGTTGTTGTCCAGTTGACAATGTGGTGA
- a CDS encoding TIGR03943 family putative permease subunit yields MSNQEHKTFHRYIRGIMLIGLAMLLFKLLVTGNIDHFIAPKMTKFTYVAFAVFLLLGCLQVWRNGGEKEKDCHCCEHHVLPKSRMKGFLLYALFVIPIVSAFLFSNVTINGSLAAKRGMNQSVQAKSVEQKVPQTKQVSSDWRELLVDKEEEPIQNLPASGQSPGELERNMMKQKTIQVDDKNYIQTMDIIGQDVLGFKGKQITFTGFTYKDKEVQGDQAVVARYGITCCVADAAVWGMIVSGNGINTFSEETWVKVTGILDETTYKGTLFPLVKVSKVEKVEQPKDPYVYDALTQ; encoded by the coding sequence ATGAGTAATCAAGAACATAAGACATTTCATCGTTATATCCGTGGCATTATGTTAATCGGTTTGGCCATGCTGCTATTTAAACTGCTTGTAACAGGGAATATTGATCACTTTATTGCTCCTAAAATGACGAAGTTTACATATGTGGCTTTTGCTGTATTTCTACTTTTAGGGTGCTTACAAGTATGGAGAAATGGGGGAGAGAAAGAAAAGGATTGTCATTGTTGTGAGCACCATGTACTCCCAAAATCAAGAATGAAGGGTTTTCTTTTATATGCACTATTTGTTATTCCGATTGTTAGTGCTTTTTTATTTTCCAATGTAACAATTAATGGTAGTCTGGCAGCGAAGAGGGGAATGAATCAGAGTGTACAGGCAAAGAGTGTAGAGCAGAAAGTACCGCAAACGAAACAGGTAAGTTCTGATTGGAGAGAGTTACTAGTTGATAAAGAAGAAGAACCAATTCAAAATCTTCCTGCATCAGGGCAGTCACCGGGAGAATTAGAACGAAATATGATGAAACAAAAAACGATACAAGTGGATGATAAAAATTATATTCAAACGATGGATATAATTGGCCAAGACGTTCTTGGATTTAAGGGGAAACAAATTACATTTACAGGGTTCACTTACAAGGATAAGGAAGTGCAAGGAGATCAAGCGGTAGTTGCTCGGTACGGCATTACATGTTGTGTTGCAGATGCCGCTGTGTGGGGAATGATTGTTTCTGGAAACGGGATAAATACTTTCTCAGAAGAGACGTGGGTGAAAGTCACAGGAATATTAGATGAAACGACATATAAAGGAACGCTATTTCCACTTGTAAAAGTAAGTAAAGTAGAAAAAGTGGAACAGCCGAAAGATCCGTATGTGTATGATGCTTTAACGCAGTGA
- the nhaC gene encoding Na+/H+ antiporter NhaC, which translates to MKSVRLPSIPEIIILLLLFLAVVFSFQTIFNLPIQLALFISWFLVIALGLRLGFRYQELQDAITKGISNGLEAVLILVAVGALIGTWIAGGVVPTLIYYGLEFIHPSIFLLATLIICSITSIATGTSWGTVGTAGIAMMAIGEGLGLPLPLVAGAVLSGAYFGDKLSPLSDSTVLAASMAKVDVIAHVRAMLVLDVPAYIITGIMFTVAGWMYSGDNVDLNKVEFLKEALLKQFDIKIWMLVPAVIVIALLAMKKPSMPTIAMGALLGAIWATLFQGMHFGDAIGTAYNGFSIKSGVDFIDKLLNRGGINGMLGSVAVIIFGLGFGGLLEKLGVLKVIVSKFEKKLNSAGNVTLSTLIVAFLANVFGCAMYVSLILTPKIMQDSYDKLKLDRRILARNSEVGGTLTSGMVPWSDNGIFMAGILGVATLSYIPFMWMSFVSLALAVIYGYTGKFIWYVDDAEKGKQAS; encoded by the coding sequence ATGAAAAGTGTAAGATTACCATCAATTCCAGAAATCATTATTCTTTTATTACTATTTCTTGCTGTTGTCTTTTCCTTTCAAACGATCTTTAATTTGCCGATTCAATTAGCGCTATTTATTTCATGGTTTTTAGTAATTGCGCTTGGACTAAGGTTAGGGTTTCGTTATCAAGAATTGCAAGATGCAATTACGAAAGGAATTTCCAACGGGTTAGAAGCTGTTCTTATCTTAGTTGCTGTAGGAGCATTAATTGGAACATGGATTGCTGGCGGTGTTGTACCAACATTGATCTACTATGGATTAGAATTTATTCACCCAAGTATATTCTTATTAGCAACGTTAATTATTTGTTCTATTACTTCTATTGCAACAGGTACATCATGGGGAACAGTTGGTACAGCTGGTATTGCTATGATGGCAATCGGTGAAGGTCTTGGCTTACCTCTTCCGCTAGTTGCTGGAGCAGTACTTTCAGGGGCATACTTTGGCGATAAGTTATCTCCACTTTCTGATAGTACAGTACTTGCTGCCTCTATGGCAAAGGTAGATGTTATTGCACATGTTCGAGCGATGCTTGTACTAGATGTTCCGGCATACATTATTACCGGAATTATGTTTACAGTTGCTGGTTGGATGTATAGTGGAGACAACGTTGATTTAAACAAAGTTGAGTTTTTAAAAGAGGCATTATTAAAGCAATTTGATATTAAAATTTGGATGCTTGTTCCAGCGGTTATTGTTATTGCACTATTAGCAATGAAAAAACCGTCAATGCCAACGATTGCGATGGGAGCTCTTCTCGGCGCAATTTGGGCAACTCTTTTCCAAGGTATGCATTTTGGAGATGCAATTGGAACAGCATATAATGGCTTTTCCATTAAATCAGGTGTTGATTTCATTGATAAGCTGTTAAATCGAGGCGGAATTAATGGTATGCTCGGTTCAGTAGCGGTTATTATTTTCGGGTTAGGTTTCGGAGGATTACTTGAAAAACTAGGTGTTTTAAAAGTAATCGTATCAAAATTTGAGAAGAAACTAAACTCGGCAGGAAATGTAACTCTTTCTACATTAATCGTTGCTTTCTTAGCAAACGTATTTGGCTGTGCGATGTATGTATCACTTATTTTAACTCCAAAAATCATGCAAGACAGTTATGATAAATTAAAACTTGATCGCCGTATTTTAGCGCGTAACTCAGAAGTGGGTGGAACACTAACTTCGGGTATGGTTCCATGGTCTGATAATGGGATTTTCATGGCTGGTATATTAGGGGTTGCAACATTATCATATATTCCATTCATGTGGATGAGCTTCGTGTCATTAGCACTAGCAGTTATATACGGATATACAGGAAAATTCATTTGGTATGTTGATGATGCTGAAAAGGGAAAACAAGCATCATAA
- a CDS encoding TerC family protein has protein sequence MTESLLLEYGGVILILIALEGVLSADNALVLAIMVKHLPEDDRKKALFYGLFGAFLFRFGSLFLISFLVNVWQMQAIGAVYLLFLSARSLVKIYRKKKWQREGHGEREKKVEKNTLKKKSGFWLTVLKVEVTDIAFAIDSILAAVALTLTITPLNKGMIGGLDAGRFFVILTGGMIGLVIMRFAATYFVKLLRARPGLETAAFMIVGWVGVKLIISTLAHPMVGIIDKEFSQSVTWKAIFYLVLIAIGVCGWFFSPDPSET, from the coding sequence ATGACTGAATCATTATTGCTAGAGTATGGAGGAGTTATATTAATTCTGATCGCATTAGAAGGTGTTTTATCTGCGGACAATGCTCTTGTACTTGCTATTATGGTTAAGCACTTACCTGAAGATGATAGAAAAAAGGCATTATTTTATGGATTATTTGGGGCGTTTCTGTTTCGATTTGGATCATTATTTTTAATTTCATTTCTTGTGAATGTGTGGCAGATGCAAGCAATTGGTGCAGTTTATTTATTGTTTCTTTCTGCTAGAAGTTTAGTTAAAATATACCGAAAAAAGAAGTGGCAAAGAGAAGGACATGGAGAGCGGGAGAAAAAGGTTGAAAAAAATACTTTGAAAAAGAAAAGTGGTTTTTGGTTAACAGTTCTAAAGGTAGAAGTGACAGATATAGCGTTTGCAATTGATTCTATTTTAGCTGCTGTAGCCCTTACATTGACAATTACCCCGTTAAATAAAGGGATGATAGGTGGTCTTGATGCAGGAAGATTTTTCGTTATTTTAACAGGTGGAATGATTGGTTTAGTCATTATGAGGTTTGCAGCTACTTATTTTGTAAAGTTATTGCGTGCAAGACCTGGTCTTGAAACGGCGGCGTTTATGATTGTTGGGTGGGTTGGAGTGAAACTTATTATTTCAACGCTAGCGCATCCTATGGTTGGAATCATCGATAAGGAGTTTTCTCAATCTGTTACGTGGAAAGCAATTTTTTATCTCGTATTAATTGCGATTGGTGTTTGTGGTTGGTTTTTCTCTCCTGATCCATCTGAAACATAA